From a region of the Bermanella marisrubri genome:
- a CDS encoding sigma-54-dependent transcriptional regulator, which produces MAHILIVEDEKVIRSALRRLLERNEYLVDEAASLTEAQEKSLENYDLIISDLRLPGGNGTELIEQSTQTPVLIMTSYASLRSAVDAMKLGAVDYIAKPFDHDEMLIAVQRILKERTLERQNQALKQEIQKVHPTSGIIGSCPPMQDLFKKISKVAPTDATVLILGESGTGKELVARAIHDQSQRADAPLISVNCAAIPETLIESELFGHEKGAFTGATAVRQGLVEAADGGTLFLDEIGELPLEAQARLLRVLQESEIRRVGSVHSKKVDVRLVAATHRNLKELAQKNEFREDLYYRLNVVELKLPPLRDRGDDVLELADKLLDRACKKLNRGELQFSSTCRRAIREYKWPGNVRELENAVERAVILNDGEDIEASNMAIDVQNDDSVSPAMMESLQSGASEKESSNSQGASELSLDDYFQHFVLENEDKMTETELAQKLGISRKSLWERRQRLGIPRKKK; this is translated from the coding sequence GTGGCGCACATTTTAATAGTAGAAGACGAAAAAGTAATTCGAAGTGCGCTTCGTCGTTTATTGGAACGCAATGAATATCTGGTAGACGAAGCTGCTAGTCTCACTGAGGCCCAAGAGAAGTCACTGGAAAATTACGATCTAATCATCAGTGACCTACGCCTGCCTGGCGGTAACGGGACTGAACTCATTGAGCAATCAACACAAACGCCGGTCCTAATTATGACCAGCTATGCAAGCTTACGCAGCGCCGTCGATGCAATGAAACTCGGCGCGGTGGATTACATTGCCAAACCTTTTGATCACGATGAAATGCTCATCGCAGTTCAACGCATATTAAAAGAAAGAACACTTGAGCGACAAAACCAAGCACTAAAGCAAGAAATCCAGAAAGTACATCCTACTTCCGGCATTATTGGCAGCTGTCCTCCCATGCAAGATTTGTTTAAGAAAATCAGCAAAGTTGCCCCTACCGATGCCACCGTCCTAATTTTAGGGGAATCGGGAACTGGTAAAGAATTGGTCGCACGCGCTATTCATGATCAAAGTCAGCGTGCAGATGCTCCACTAATAAGTGTTAACTGTGCTGCTATTCCTGAAACCCTGATTGAATCAGAACTGTTTGGTCATGAAAAAGGTGCCTTCACGGGTGCTACTGCCGTACGCCAAGGCTTGGTTGAAGCCGCCGACGGCGGCACCTTATTCTTGGATGAAATTGGCGAATTACCCTTAGAAGCACAGGCGCGACTACTACGTGTATTGCAAGAAAGCGAAATCCGCCGCGTGGGCAGTGTGCACAGTAAAAAAGTGGATGTGCGACTAGTGGCAGCAACACATAGAAACCTAAAAGAGCTGGCACAAAAGAATGAATTTCGTGAAGACCTCTATTATCGGCTTAATGTAGTCGAACTGAAATTGCCGCCTTTACGGGACCGAGGAGACGATGTCTTAGAGCTCGCCGACAAACTACTGGATCGAGCATGCAAAAAGCTCAATCGAGGAGAACTACAGTTCTCGTCGACTTGTCGTCGAGCCATTAGAGAATATAAATGGCCGGGTAACGTTCGAGAATTGGAAAACGCCGTCGAACGTGCGGTCATCCTTAACGATGGCGAAGACATTGAAGCAAGCAACATGGCTATTGATGTTCAAAATGATGATTCGGTCTCACCCGCCATGATGGAATCGTTACAGTCGGGTGCCTCTGAAAAAGAAAGCAGCAATAGCCAAGGTGCCTCTGAGCTGTCCCTAGACGATTATTTTCAACACTTTGTACTAGAAAACGAAGACAAGATGACAGAAACCGAACTGGCACAAAAGTTAGGGATAAGTCGAAAAAGTCTTTGGGAACGTCGTCAACGCCTTGGAATCCCTCGTAAAAAGAAATAA
- the panB gene encoding 3-methyl-2-oxobutanoate hydroxymethyltransferase, giving the protein MSKTTINTLHKIKQNQEKFSVVTAYDATFAGLASTSGIDVLLVGDSLGMVLQGKDSTVPVTMEEMCYHTQAVKNGNQGSLLMVDMPFMSYATPEQAMANAAELMQAGAEILKLEGGAWLVDTVEMLSERGVPVCAHLGLTPQYVHKFGGYKVQGKEQAAAEQMLADAKAMEAAGADLILLECVPSELAKTLTESINIPVIGIGAGSDTTGQVLVCYDMLGMNSGHVPKFVKNFLIDGRNIQQAFAAFDQEVKSGDFPGPEHGFKA; this is encoded by the coding sequence ATGAGCAAAACCACGATTAACACTCTACACAAAATCAAACAAAACCAAGAGAAATTCTCTGTGGTCACAGCCTATGATGCGACTTTTGCAGGACTTGCGTCTACGTCTGGCATAGACGTTCTGCTGGTTGGTGATTCTTTGGGAATGGTACTGCAAGGCAAAGATAGTACCGTACCTGTCACCATGGAAGAGATGTGTTACCACACACAGGCTGTGAAAAACGGCAATCAAGGTTCACTACTAATGGTAGACATGCCCTTCATGAGCTACGCCACACCAGAGCAAGCAATGGCTAATGCAGCTGAGCTTATGCAAGCAGGTGCTGAAATTCTAAAGCTAGAGGGTGGTGCTTGGTTAGTTGATACCGTCGAAATGCTGAGTGAACGCGGTGTTCCGGTATGCGCACACTTAGGTTTAACGCCACAGTATGTTCACAAGTTTGGTGGTTACAAGGTACAAGGTAAAGAACAAGCGGCAGCAGAACAAATGTTAGCCGACGCCAAAGCTATGGAAGCCGCCGGGGCTGATTTAATTCTATTGGAATGCGTGCCTTCCGAATTAGCCAAAACTCTCACCGAGAGTATCAATATTCCAGTTATCGGTATTGGTGCGGGTTCAGATACCACAGGCCAAGTGTTGGTTTGTTACGACATGCTAGGAATGAATTCTGGCCATGTGCCTAAATTCGTTAAGAATTTTTTAATAGATGGTCGCAACATCCAGCAAGCTTTTGCGGCATTCGATCAAGAAGTCAAAAGTGGTGACTTCCCTGGACCGGAGCACGGATTCAAAGCATGA
- the panD gene encoding aspartate 1-decarboxylase, protein MQSIMLKAKLHQARVTHAVLEYEGSCAIDGNLLDMAGIQEYEQIQIYNLENGERFTTYAIRGEEGSNMISVNGAAAHLADVGHRVIICAYANYSEEELKNFKPRMIYMQEGNEVSHTSNAIPVQLA, encoded by the coding sequence ATGCAGTCCATTATGCTTAAAGCCAAATTACACCAAGCTCGTGTAACTCATGCCGTTCTTGAGTACGAAGGTTCATGTGCCATCGACGGAAATCTTTTGGATATGGCCGGTATTCAAGAATACGAACAAATCCAAATCTACAACCTAGAAAACGGCGAGCGCTTCACGACCTATGCTATTCGAGGGGAAGAAGGCAGTAATATGATTAGTGTCAATGGCGCAGCTGCTCACTTAGCGGATGTTGGCCATCGCGTTATCATCTGTGCCTACGCAAACTACTCTGAAGAAGAACTAAAAAACTTCAAGCCGCGCATGATCTACATGCAAGAGGGCAATGAAGTAAGCCATACTTCTAACGCGATCCCTGTACAGCTCGCCTAA
- a CDS encoding methyl-accepting chemotaxis protein has translation MGFGRVSLKYKILSVALIGALGFCSYLAYTWKATQSNDERLSLIQSVNFPTLDNVGKAWLELFSARTNMQTAISEGNAELVKEANKHQQNLNIYLDEIAKLDPQYKEKIETLKTDLEMYMKSARSLTLGLIDGSLALSEMGKKAQIMHQQYNTFTQDLKDFRQQALDDFASRLDNAKSEGQLALATGVTIGLVIIAIVFLTGFAISRIVTTNINRIIKELDGMATGKGDLTIRLHTTAKDEVGLLVEKFNAFVTHLQLMIKVLANLSLGVTDRSGEVAKNAEHTQSGIMSQQQEIHMVATAITQMAQTANEVSSSAGEASTATEKANEHSETGKQAVTDNITSIGQLAEEIEEARSVIEGLSNEVQKIANASQDINAIAEQTNLLALNAAIEAARAGEQGRGFAVVADEVRTLAARTGQSTSDIQSIIERLLKSAQQAVDVMERNHERASDSVTRARKTADTLQEIIDSVATITEMNLVVASSAEEQSSVAEEVSKNIERINEFSEQTVNDAKSTSKVTMSLSEQANQLKDIVNEFKV, from the coding sequence ATGGGTTTCGGACGAGTCTCACTTAAATACAAAATCCTCTCCGTAGCATTAATCGGCGCGCTAGGCTTTTGCAGCTACTTGGCTTATACGTGGAAAGCCACACAATCCAATGATGAACGCCTGAGCCTAATTCAAAGCGTGAATTTTCCTACACTTGATAACGTCGGCAAAGCATGGCTTGAGTTGTTTTCAGCCCGAACAAATATGCAAACTGCTATTAGCGAAGGGAATGCAGAACTCGTTAAAGAAGCCAATAAACATCAACAGAACTTAAATATATATTTGGATGAAATAGCCAAACTAGATCCTCAGTATAAGGAAAAAATTGAAACACTGAAGACAGATTTAGAGATGTACATGAAAAGTGCTCGTTCATTGACGCTAGGTTTGATTGATGGCTCTTTGGCACTATCGGAAATGGGCAAGAAAGCTCAAATTATGCACCAGCAATACAACACCTTTACCCAAGATCTAAAAGATTTTCGCCAACAAGCACTAGACGATTTCGCAAGTCGCTTAGACAACGCCAAATCAGAGGGGCAACTCGCATTAGCTACTGGTGTGACTATTGGTCTGGTTATCATTGCTATTGTGTTTCTTACTGGGTTTGCAATCAGTCGCATTGTTACCACAAATATCAACCGCATCATCAAGGAACTCGATGGTATGGCCACAGGTAAAGGTGACCTCACCATACGATTACACACTACAGCTAAAGATGAAGTAGGCTTATTGGTAGAAAAGTTCAACGCCTTTGTAACCCACTTGCAGCTCATGATAAAAGTATTGGCGAATTTATCTCTAGGGGTCACCGACCGTAGTGGAGAAGTCGCAAAAAATGCAGAGCACACGCAAAGTGGCATCATGAGCCAACAGCAAGAAATTCATATGGTCGCCACCGCCATTACTCAAATGGCACAAACAGCCAACGAAGTATCGAGCAGCGCTGGTGAAGCTAGCACCGCCACAGAAAAAGCAAATGAGCATTCTGAAACGGGTAAACAAGCCGTGACCGATAATATCACCAGTATCGGTCAGTTGGCTGAAGAAATCGAAGAAGCACGATCTGTCATAGAAGGCTTGAGCAACGAAGTTCAAAAGATCGCCAATGCCTCGCAAGACATTAACGCTATTGCAGAGCAAACAAATTTACTGGCTCTCAATGCGGCCATCGAAGCTGCTCGAGCTGGCGAACAAGGCCGAGGTTTTGCTGTGGTGGCCGACGAAGTAAGAACACTTGCAGCGCGCACAGGTCAAAGCACCAGTGACATCCAGTCCATTATTGAGCGCCTACTAAAAAGTGCTCAGCAAGCGGTTGATGTCATGGAGCGTAATCATGAACGAGCCAGCGATAGCGTAACGAGGGCGCGTAAAACGGCTGATACTCTGCAGGAAATCATAGATAGTGTCGCAACCATTACAGAAATGAACCTTGTGGTCGCGAGCTCTGCCGAAGAACAAAGTTCCGTCGCAGAAGAAGTAAGCAAAAACATCGAGCGCATTAATGAGTTCTCTGAGCAAACAGTAAATGATGCTAAATCCACTTCTAAGGTGACCATGAGTTTGTCTGAACAAGCTAATCAGCTCAAGGACATCGTTAATGAATTCAAAGTATAA
- the pcnB gene encoding polynucleotide adenylyltransferase PcnB, whose product MLKRLINKLKKPQNNTVPQVEVIARSEHGISRTDISENALKVLYRLKKSGYEAHLVGGGVRDLLLGLHPKDFDVVTDASPEEVHKLFKNSRIIGRRFRLVHVTFGRDMIEVATFRGDHGNAEGKHQSKTNEAGMLLRDNVYGSIDEDAMRRDFTINALYYNIADFSVKSYAGGIDDIHAKRLRLIGDPETRYREDPVRMLRAARFAAKLGFSIDKSSKAPIKELAPLLRDIPPARLFEEVLKLFMAGYAKATFEQLQALGLFEPLFPHTQQCIDDNKFYRLMVMHALNNSDARVAQGKSLTPAFLFSVFLWPCVLETAKLLQQQGATKGQAMQQAMTQVISNQQARTAIPKRFAIPIREIWDLQHRLVARKPKQLETIASHNRFRAAYDFLLLREQSGEKLNQAGEFWTQFQNDHPELIRKAAPKKRSPQKRGSSYKGRGPRRRT is encoded by the coding sequence ATGCTCAAACGCCTAATTAATAAGCTTAAAAAGCCGCAAAATAACACTGTGCCTCAGGTAGAAGTCATTGCCCGTTCAGAGCATGGTATTAGCCGCACGGATATTAGTGAAAACGCACTAAAGGTACTTTATCGTCTGAAAAAATCAGGCTATGAGGCGCATCTTGTTGGCGGCGGTGTGCGAGACCTGCTATTGGGTTTACATCCAAAAGACTTCGACGTGGTGACTGATGCATCCCCAGAAGAAGTCCATAAGCTATTTAAGAATTCCCGCATTATTGGTCGCCGCTTTCGCTTGGTTCACGTGACCTTTGGTCGCGATATGATTGAAGTCGCGACCTTTCGTGGCGATCATGGTAATGCTGAAGGTAAACATCAAAGCAAAACCAATGAAGCCGGCATGCTCCTTCGTGATAATGTTTATGGCAGTATTGACGAAGATGCCATGCGCCGTGACTTCACCATTAATGCCCTTTACTACAATATCGCGGACTTCTCGGTGAAGAGTTACGCAGGCGGTATTGATGATATTCACGCCAAGCGCCTAAGACTCATTGGCGATCCGGAAACTCGTTACCGAGAAGATCCTGTTCGTATGTTGCGCGCAGCACGCTTCGCGGCAAAACTAGGCTTTAGCATCGACAAATCTAGTAAAGCCCCAATCAAGGAGTTAGCGCCTCTATTGCGCGATATCCCGCCTGCACGTCTATTTGAAGAGGTACTCAAACTCTTCATGGCAGGTTATGCCAAAGCCACATTTGAGCAACTGCAAGCATTGGGTTTGTTTGAACCTTTATTCCCACATACACAACAATGCATTGACGATAATAAGTTCTATCGTTTAATGGTTATGCACGCCTTAAACAACAGCGATGCGCGCGTAGCCCAAGGCAAGAGCCTAACGCCAGCGTTTCTATTTAGTGTGTTCCTATGGCCATGTGTTTTAGAAACAGCCAAGTTATTGCAACAGCAAGGGGCTACTAAAGGCCAAGCGATGCAACAGGCCATGACGCAAGTCATTAGCAATCAACAGGCGCGCACAGCCATACCTAAGCGCTTTGCCATCCCTATTCGCGAAATCTGGGACTTACAGCATCGCTTAGTAGCACGCAAACCTAAGCAACTGGAAACCATCGCCAGCCACAATCGCTTCCGTGCAGCCTATGACTTTTTGCTATTAAGAGAGCAAAGCGGTGAAAAACTAAATCAAGCAGGCGAATTTTGGACTCAATTCCAAAACGATCATCCAGAGCTGATCCGTAAAGCGGCACCGAAAAAACGCAGTCCACAAAAACGTGGTAGTAGCTACAAAGGCCGTGGGCCTCGTCGTCGCACGTAG
- the panC gene encoding pantoate--beta-alanine ligase, giving the protein MKTVETIAELQTEIKAARAAGKRIGFVPTMGNLHEGHMILVDAAAEECDYVVASIFINPLQFNDIDDLGRYPRTLSADQEHLKDRDCDLLFYPSVDEMYPDGQEAQTTVSVPVVSEGLCGDSRPGHFDGVATVVSKLFHMVQPDAAFFGEKDFQQLAVIRKMVRDLNLPFDVFGVPTCREENGLAMSSRNNYLSDDEKQTAGQIYSVLTEIKDKILAGERNFAELCVLGKQTLLEHDFQPDYVEVREANSLAPATEDDTDLVILVAAILGKARLIDNMRVNLAHSKVGDI; this is encoded by the coding sequence ATGAAGACAGTTGAAACCATAGCAGAGCTACAAACCGAAATTAAAGCGGCCCGCGCAGCAGGCAAGCGTATAGGTTTCGTTCCCACTATGGGAAATCTGCACGAAGGTCATATGATCTTAGTGGATGCCGCGGCGGAAGAATGTGACTATGTTGTGGCAAGTATTTTTATTAATCCACTACAATTCAACGATATTGATGATTTAGGCCGTTATCCCCGTACTTTAAGTGCTGACCAAGAACACCTAAAAGACAGAGATTGCGACTTATTGTTTTATCCTTCTGTTGACGAAATGTACCCAGATGGTCAAGAAGCTCAAACGACTGTCAGTGTACCTGTGGTCAGCGAAGGGCTCTGTGGCGATAGCCGTCCAGGTCACTTCGACGGTGTTGCCACTGTAGTGAGTAAACTTTTCCACATGGTCCAGCCAGATGCGGCCTTCTTTGGTGAAAAAGACTTTCAGCAATTGGCTGTTATTCGCAAAATGGTACGTGACTTAAATTTGCCCTTTGATGTATTCGGTGTTCCCACCTGCCGTGAAGAAAATGGCTTGGCGATGAGTTCGCGTAATAACTACCTGTCTGATGATGAGAAGCAAACTGCCGGTCAGATTTACTCTGTTCTTACCGAAATTAAAGATAAAATTCTCGCCGGTGAACGTAACTTCGCTGAGCTTTGTGTGCTTGGTAAACAAACTTTGCTAGAACACGATTTTCAGCCAGATTATGTTGAAGTAAGAGAAGCAAATAGCCTAGCACCAGCCACAGAGGACGATACTGATCTAGTGATCTTAGTGGCTGCCATCCTGGGTAAAGCTCGATTAATTGATAATATGCGAGTCAACTTGGCCCATAGCAAAGTTGGCGACATCTAA
- the folK gene encoding 2-amino-4-hydroxy-6-hydroxymethyldihydropteridine diphosphokinase gives MNYPHTVYIGLGSNLDDPIDHVSRAILELDALQHCQLRAQSPIYRSKPVGPQDQPDFINAVVCLNTALLPHDLLDKLQDLEQQHLRVRKRHWGERTLDLDLLLFDQAIIRTPRLTVPHSQIAVRSFVLYPLSDIAPNSSIPGIGSLNELLNQVDFDLEKVEIDN, from the coding sequence GTGAATTACCCTCATACAGTCTATATCGGCTTAGGCAGTAATTTGGATGATCCTATTGATCACGTAAGTCGAGCTATATTGGAACTAGATGCGTTGCAACACTGCCAGTTGCGAGCACAAAGCCCCATCTATCGCAGCAAGCCGGTAGGGCCACAAGATCAGCCTGACTTTATTAATGCTGTTGTATGTCTGAACACGGCACTGTTACCTCATGACTTATTAGACAAACTGCAAGATTTGGAACAACAGCACTTGCGCGTACGCAAGCGCCACTGGGGAGAACGAACACTTGATCTCGATTTGCTGCTATTTGATCAAGCTATTATTCGTACACCAAGACTAACCGTTCCACATAGCCAAATAGCGGTGCGCAGTTTTGTGCTTTATCCTTTGTCCGATATTGCCCCGAATTCAAGCATTCCAGGCATAGGAAGCCTGAATGAACTACTCAATCAAGTTGATTTTGACCTAGAAAAGGTCGAAATTGATAATTGA